A genomic region of Trichothermofontia sichuanensis B231 contains the following coding sequences:
- the btpA gene encoding photosystem I biogenesis protein BtpA, protein MDLQHIFGTPTPIIGVVHLLPLPTSPRWGGSLRAVIERAEREATALATGGVDGLIVENFFDAPFTKERVDPAVVSAMSLIVQNLQTLVTLPIGINVLRNDAHSALAIATCTNAQFIRVNVLSGVMATDQGVIEGCAHTLLRYRRELGSEVKIFADVLVKHARPLGSPNLTAAVQDTIERGLADGIILSGWATGSPPSQEDLELAQTAAQGTPVLIGSGATPENIGTLMQAANGVIVASSLKRHGQRDQPIDPNRVSQFVEAARRGTPPSVRPATIPTVKLPLA, encoded by the coding sequence GTGGACTTACAGCACATTTTTGGAACCCCTACACCGATTATTGGTGTTGTTCATTTGTTGCCCCTGCCCACCTCACCCAGGTGGGGAGGTAGTCTCAGGGCTGTGATTGAACGGGCTGAGCGCGAAGCCACGGCACTGGCAACGGGCGGGGTTGATGGTCTGATTGTTGAAAATTTCTTCGACGCCCCCTTTACCAAAGAGAGGGTTGACCCGGCGGTGGTCAGTGCCATGAGCCTGATTGTCCAGAACCTGCAAACATTGGTAACTTTGCCGATCGGGATCAATGTGTTGCGCAACGATGCCCACAGTGCCCTAGCGATCGCGACCTGTACCAATGCTCAATTTATTCGGGTGAATGTTCTGAGCGGCGTTATGGCCACCGATCAGGGGGTGATTGAAGGCTGCGCCCATACCCTCCTGCGCTACCGCCGTGAACTGGGCAGTGAGGTCAAAATTTTCGCTGATGTCCTCGTCAAACATGCCCGTCCCCTGGGATCACCCAACCTGACCGCCGCCGTCCAGGACACGATCGAACGCGGTCTCGCCGATGGCATTATCCTGTCGGGTTGGGCTACTGGCAGTCCCCCCAGCCAGGAAGATTTAGAACTGGCCCAAACGGCAGCCCAGGGAACCCCCGTCTTGATTGGCAGTGGGGCCACCCCCGAAAATATTGGGACGCTGATGCAGGCTGCCAACGGTGTCATTGTGGCCAGTTCACTGAAGCGGCATGGGCAACGGGACCAGCCGATCGACCCCAACCGCGTCAGCCAGTTCGTCGAAGCCGCCCGTCGGGGTACCCCGCCGTCGGTTCGGCCTGCCACAATCCCAACCGTCAAGCTACCATTAGCCTAG